Below is a genomic region from Ferribacterium limneticum.
CGCATCCACATGCAGTGGGTGTTTTCCTGGGTGAACACGAAGAGCATGCCGCGCTGGGTTGGCATGGCCTTGCGGTTCATCAGGCCGACCTGACGGTTCTGGTCGTTGGCCGCTACTTCCGCCTCGATGCGGTGGAAACCGGCGCTCAGTTCCATGACCGGCATGGCGTTCTGCGCCCAGGCGGTGCTCATGGCCAGTCCGGCCAGCAGGCCGGCGAGTCTCTTATTCATTGAATTTTCCTTGCAAATCCAGGTAACTGCCGTCGATCTTTCGCCATTCACCCGGCGCCAGACCGTCCAGCGTCGCTGCCCCGATGGCAGCCCGTATCAGACGGAGCGTAGGATAACCGATGGCCGCCGTCATCCGCCGTACCTGGCGGTTCTTGCCTTCGGCAATGCGGATTTCCAGCCACGAAGTCGGGATCGCGGCGCGGAAGCGAATCGGCGGATCTCGCTGCCAGAGTCCGGGCGGTTCGCCGATCAGCCGTGCCTTGGCTGGCTTGGCGGTGAAGTCGGAAAGCGGGATGCCGGCGCGCAGTTTGTCCAGCGCCGCCTCGTCCGGCACGCCTTCGACCTGCGCCCAGTAGGTTTTTTCCTGCTTGTGTTTCGGGTCGGCG
It encodes:
- a CDS encoding DUF192 domain-containing protein, producing the protein MNKRLAGLLAGLAMSTAWAQNAMPVMELSAGFHRIEAEVAANDQNRQVGLMNRKAMPTQRGMLFVFTQENTHCMWMRNTLLPLSVAFMDAEGKIINIEDMQPQTEDNHCARRPARYALEMNLGWFTQRGIKPGVKLGGLDKAPRPQ
- a CDS encoding pseudouridine synthase, which encodes MSSLVLFNKPYGFLSQFTPEGKWRALDEFIPVKGVYVAGRLDADSEGLLILTDDGKLQAWIADPKHKQEKTYWAQVEGVPDEAALDKLRAGIPLSDFTAKPAKARLIGEPPGLWQRDPPIRFRAAIPTSWLEIRIAEGKNRQVRRMTAAIGYPTLRLIRAAIGAATLDGLAPGEWRKIDGSYLDLQGKFNE